One genomic segment of Phycisphaerae bacterium includes these proteins:
- a CDS encoding NAD(P)H-hydrate epimerase, whose translation MEKRILTREQVRSIDKRAVDEYEMPSIILMENAGRSAADLIRADYDKLAVKRVAVFAGPGNNGGDGFVIARHLHNAGWRVRVILTVAESQLKGDAQTNYRIIRHAAIPIETVDVADGTLKWTELVVDALLGTGFSGEVRSPLDELIDKINDSGKPVIAVDTPSGLDCQTGWPARSAIRASMTVTFVAIKSGLVEQTAQGYVGNVVTADIGVPKELIDKVTAGGS comes from the coding sequence ATGGAAAAGCGAATTCTGACCCGAGAGCAGGTCCGCAGCATCGACAAGCGGGCGGTCGACGAATACGAGATGCCCAGCATCATCCTGATGGAGAATGCCGGGCGGAGCGCAGCCGACCTGATCCGGGCCGACTACGACAAGCTGGCTGTCAAGCGGGTAGCGGTCTTTGCCGGACCGGGCAACAACGGCGGCGACGGGTTTGTGATCGCCCGGCACCTGCATAACGCCGGATGGCGGGTGCGGGTCATTCTGACGGTTGCCGAGTCGCAGCTCAAGGGCGACGCGCAGACGAACTACCGGATCATCCGGCACGCGGCAATTCCGATCGAGACGGTTGACGTCGCGGATGGGACGCTTAAGTGGACGGAACTGGTGGTCGACGCGCTGTTGGGGACGGGGTTTTCCGGCGAGGTGCGTTCGCCGCTGGATGAGTTGATCGACAAGATCAACGACTCGGGCAAACCGGTGATCGCGGTGGACACGCCGTCGGGCTTGGACTGCCAGACGGGCTGGCCAGCCAGGAGCGCCATTCGGGCGTCGATGACGGTGACGTTCGTCGCGATCAAGTCGGGTCTGGTCGAGCAGACCGCACAAGGATACGTGGGCAACGTGGTGACGGCGGATATCGGAGTACCGAAGGAACTGATCGACAAAGTCACCGCGGGCGGGTCCTGA
- a CDS encoding pyridoxine 5'-phosphate synthase, giving the protein MAGLGVNIDHVATVRQARRTDEPDPVWAAVEAELGGADGITVHLREDRRHINDRDVELLRRTVAVKLNLEMSIQPKIVSIAADVKPDQCTLVPEKREEITTEGGLDVVKLKRRVGVAVDRLHKAGCEVSAFIEPAEDQLRTCANLGFDAVELWTGGFANAKTSRARQLALGALAKSLDLGLELGLVVHGGHGLTYRNIEPVARMPGFAEFNIGHTIISRAVFVGLREAVRQMKELLIRFGPK; this is encoded by the coding sequence ATGGCTGGTTTGGGCGTGAATATCGACCACGTCGCGACGGTTCGTCAGGCCCGTCGGACGGATGAACCCGATCCGGTATGGGCGGCCGTCGAGGCGGAACTCGGCGGGGCCGACGGGATCACCGTGCACCTGCGCGAGGACCGGCGGCACATCAATGACCGGGACGTCGAGCTGCTGCGGCGGACGGTGGCGGTCAAGCTGAACCTGGAGATGTCGATCCAGCCGAAGATCGTATCGATCGCGGCCGACGTGAAACCCGACCAGTGCACTCTGGTGCCTGAAAAGCGAGAGGAGATCACGACCGAGGGCGGCTTGGACGTGGTGAAGCTCAAACGGCGGGTCGGTGTGGCGGTGGACCGGCTGCACAAGGCCGGGTGCGAAGTCAGCGCGTTCATCGAGCCGGCCGAGGATCAGCTTCGGACGTGCGCCAATCTCGGATTCGATGCGGTGGAACTGTGGACCGGTGGTTTCGCGAATGCCAAAACCTCCAGGGCCAGGCAACTGGCCCTGGGGGCGCTGGCCAAGTCGCTCGACCTGGGCCTGGAACTGGGGCTGGTGGTTCACGGCGGGCACGGACTGACGTATCGGAATATCGAGCCGGTGGCGCGGATGCCCGGTTTTGCCGAATTCAATATCGGCCATACGATCATTTCGCGGGCGGTCTTTGTCGGCCTCCGTGAGGCGGTTCGCCAGATGAAGGAACTGCTGATCCGGTTTGGGCCGAAGTAG
- a CDS encoding 4-hydroxy-tetrahydrodipicolinate synthase gives MFSGTYVALVTPFKNGKVDFNTLDRLVDMHVEAGIAGVVPCGTTGESPTLDHQEHDQVIERVVKRAGKRIHVMAGTGSNSTAEAIQLTKHAEAAGADSSLQVAPYYNKPTQKGLYEHYKAIAESTSLPIVIYNIPGRCGVEIAVETLVELSRIKNIVAVKHATGSMDGASALRTACDLEILSGDDSMTLPLMSIGGTGVISVIANVVPGDVKAMTDAALAGDFRTAERLHRKMFALAKGMLSLATNPIPVKSAMAMLGMCEGELRLPLWPMDEPQQKKLRAALVEYGLLKG, from the coding sequence ATGTTCAGCGGAACGTACGTCGCGCTGGTTACGCCGTTCAAGAACGGCAAGGTCGATTTCAACACGCTCGATCGGCTGGTGGACATGCACGTGGAGGCGGGAATCGCCGGAGTCGTCCCGTGCGGGACGACCGGCGAATCGCCTACGCTCGACCACCAGGAGCACGATCAGGTCATCGAACGCGTGGTCAAGCGGGCGGGCAAGCGGATCCACGTGATGGCGGGGACCGGGTCGAACTCGACGGCCGAGGCGATCCAACTTACCAAACACGCGGAGGCGGCGGGTGCGGACAGTTCGCTCCAGGTCGCCCCGTACTACAACAAGCCGACGCAGAAGGGGCTCTACGAGCACTACAAAGCGATCGCGGAGTCGACGTCGTTGCCGATCGTGATCTACAACATTCCCGGCCGATGCGGCGTCGAGATTGCGGTCGAGACGCTGGTCGAGCTGTCGAGGATCAAGAACATCGTCGCGGTCAAGCACGCGACCGGTTCGATGGACGGGGCCTCAGCCCTGCGGACGGCGTGTGACCTGGAGATCCTCTCGGGCGACGATTCGATGACGCTGCCGCTGATGAGCATCGGCGGGACGGGCGTGATCTCGGTGATCGCCAACGTCGTCCCCGGCGACGTGAAGGCGATGACGGACGCGGCGTTGGCCGGCGACTTCCGGACGGCGGAGCGGCTTCACCGCAAGATGTTCGCCCTGGCCAAGGGCATGCTGTCGCTGGCGACAAATCCGATCCCGGTGAAGTCGGCGATGGCGATGCTGGGAATGTGTGAGGGAGAGCTTCGACTGCCGCTGTGGCCGATGGATGAGCCGCAGCAGAAGAAGCTGCGGGCGGCGTTGGTGGAGTATGGGTTGCTCAAGGGATGA
- a CDS encoding DUF202 domain-containing protein, with the protein MSKTPYSAFANGNLILRDLLAIDRTVLANERTYLAYVRTALALIITGASFIHFLNWIPGQLVGWAMVPMGVVILVIGTWRYRQVKIDIEQVRNLPPHPNYAATGQKTGDEADI; encoded by the coding sequence ATGTCCAAGACCCCCTATTCCGCATTCGCGAACGGTAACCTGATCCTGCGCGACCTGCTGGCGATCGACCGGACGGTGCTGGCCAACGAGCGGACGTACCTGGCGTACGTCCGGACGGCGCTGGCGTTGATCATCACCGGGGCGTCGTTCATTCACTTTCTTAACTGGATTCCGGGGCAACTGGTCGGCTGGGCGATGGTCCCGATGGGCGTGGTCATCCTGGTCATCGGAACATGGCGATATCGCCAGGTCAAGATCGACATTGAGCAGGTTCGCAACCTGCCTCCGCATCCCAACTATGCCGCAACCGGGCAGAAAACCGGCGACGAGGCGGATATTTAA
- a CDS encoding alpha-mannosidase, with amino-acid sequence MKTMHLICNAHLDPVWLWQWPEGAAEAVSTFRVAADLCERFDAFIFNHNEVILYRWVEEYEPPLFARIQDLVRRGRWHIMGGWHLQPDCNMPCGESFVRQGLTGLGYFREKFGIRPTTAINFDPFGHSRGLVQILAKLGYDSYLICRPDQRQCPLPADVFRWVGLDGSTLVVHRSAGYNSHLGQSRERVESHLRDQAERAVGMTLWGVGNHGGGPSRLDLEQLTELIGRTQEPAIRHSTPEAYFAELREGGPDLPRVEKDLNPFSVGCYTSQIRVKQGHRRLENELYATEKMLSAAALQGLLAYPRAELDEALADLLTCQFHDILPGSSIEPAEADALRLMDHGLEILSRLKARAFFALASGQPKAEPDHYPILVYNPHPFPVEAVLEAEFQLADQNWKDEFSMPVVCRDGESTPCQPEKEEANLNLDWRKRTVFSATLAPSQMNRFDCTIKVLPRKPKPSVKAREGIFAFETDDLDVAIGARTGLIERCRIGGVDVLKAGAGAGLVIADNEDSWGMTVDRFEEVVGAFKLASAGQAAKIAGVRRTRLAPVRVIEDGDVRTVIESIFVYGNSALVQRYKLPKRGRQIELELRVHWNERNRMLKLTLPNMLEGIEFIGQTAYGHQPLPADGREAVAQKWVAVLDQRRDVALTCINEGTYGCDCRDGELRLSLLRSAAYSGHPILDRPIVPQDRYLSRIDQGLRTFRLVLSAGPVEGELETIDRRALAYNEKPYVLAFSPSGQGKTLESLATLSDMAVQIAAFKMAEKGDAFVIRLFNPTAGPRRTTLRLPILNLEQDVSLSAFEIRTLKLDAKARTLAESTLLED; translated from the coding sequence ATGAAAACGATGCATCTGATCTGCAATGCGCACCTGGACCCCGTCTGGCTGTGGCAATGGCCGGAGGGCGCAGCCGAGGCGGTTTCGACATTCCGCGTGGCCGCCGACCTGTGCGAGCGGTTCGACGCCTTCATCTTCAACCACAATGAGGTGATCCTGTACCGCTGGGTTGAGGAGTACGAGCCGCCGTTGTTCGCCCGCATCCAGGACCTGGTGCGCCGCGGACGGTGGCACATCATGGGCGGATGGCATCTTCAGCCGGACTGCAATATGCCGTGCGGCGAGTCGTTCGTCCGGCAGGGCCTGACGGGCTTGGGCTATTTCCGCGAGAAGTTTGGCATCCGGCCGACCACGGCGATCAACTTCGATCCGTTCGGCCACTCGCGCGGGTTGGTCCAGATTCTGGCGAAGCTCGGGTACGATTCGTACCTGATCTGCCGGCCGGACCAGCGGCAGTGTCCGCTGCCCGCGGACGTGTTTCGGTGGGTCGGGCTGGACGGTTCCACATTGGTGGTTCATCGTTCGGCCGGCTACAATTCGCACCTGGGCCAGTCGCGTGAGAGAGTGGAGAGCCATCTGCGCGACCAGGCGGAGCGGGCGGTCGGCATGACGCTGTGGGGAGTGGGGAACCACGGCGGCGGGCCGTCGCGGTTGGACCTGGAGCAGTTGACGGAACTGATCGGCCGTACGCAGGAGCCGGCGATCCGTCACTCGACGCCGGAGGCGTACTTCGCCGAGCTGCGCGAGGGCGGTCCGGACCTGCCGCGGGTGGAGAAAGACCTGAATCCGTTCTCGGTCGGTTGCTATACATCGCAGATCCGCGTCAAGCAGGGGCACAGGCGCCTTGAGAACGAGCTGTACGCGACGGAAAAGATGCTTAGCGCCGCGGCGCTGCAGGGGCTGCTCGCGTATCCGCGGGCGGAGCTGGACGAGGCCCTGGCGGACCTGTTGACCTGCCAGTTCCACGACATCCTGCCGGGTTCGTCGATCGAGCCGGCCGAGGCGGACGCCCTGCGCCTGATGGATCATGGGCTGGAGATTCTCTCCCGCCTCAAGGCGCGGGCGTTCTTCGCGCTCGCCTCGGGCCAGCCGAAGGCCGAGCCGGACCACTACCCGATCCTCGTTTACAACCCGCATCCATTCCCGGTCGAGGCGGTGCTTGAGGCCGAATTTCAGCTTGCCGACCAGAATTGGAAAGACGAGTTCTCCATGCCGGTGGTGTGCCGCGACGGCGAGTCAACGCCGTGCCAGCCGGAAAAGGAGGAGGCAAACCTCAACCTCGATTGGCGCAAACGCACGGTGTTCTCGGCCACGCTGGCCCCTTCGCAGATGAACCGGTTCGACTGCACGATCAAGGTTCTGCCGCGAAAGCCAAAACCGAGCGTCAAGGCCCGCGAGGGCATCTTTGCGTTCGAGACGGACGACCTGGACGTTGCCATCGGTGCGCGGACGGGACTGATCGAGCGCTGCCGCATCGGCGGAGTCGACGTCCTGAAAGCCGGAGCGGGCGCGGGTCTGGTGATCGCCGACAACGAGGACTCGTGGGGAATGACGGTCGATCGGTTCGAGGAGGTCGTCGGGGCTTTCAAGCTCGCCTCAGCCGGGCAGGCGGCGAAGATCGCGGGCGTTCGCAGGACGCGACTGGCCCCGGTGCGGGTGATTGAGGACGGCGACGTTCGCACCGTCATCGAATCGATCTTCGTCTACGGCAACTCGGCGCTGGTGCAGCGGTACAAGCTGCCGAAGCGCGGGCGGCAAATCGAGTTGGAGCTTCGGGTCCATTGGAACGAGAGGAACCGAATGCTCAAACTGACGCTGCCCAACATGCTGGAAGGGATCGAGTTCATCGGGCAGACCGCCTATGGCCATCAGCCGTTGCCCGCCGACGGACGCGAGGCGGTGGCCCAGAAGTGGGTGGCGGTGCTGGACCAGCGGCGCGACGTGGCGCTGACGTGCATCAACGAAGGGACGTACGGATGCGACTGCCGCGACGGCGAATTGCGGCTTTCGCTGCTGCGGTCGGCGGCCTATTCCGGCCACCCGATCCTGGATCGGCCCATCGTCCCGCAGGATCGGTACCTCTCGCGGATCGACCAGGGTCTGCGGACGTTCCGACTCGTCCTCTCAGCCGGTCCGGTTGAAGGCGAGTTGGAGACGATCGATCGCCGCGCGCTGGCGTACAACGAGAAGCCGTACGTTCTGGCGTTTTCGCCGTCGGGTCAGGGCAAGACGCTCGAGTCGCTGGCGACACTGTCGGATATGGCGGTGCAGATCGCCGCGTTCAAGATGGCGGAGAAGGGCGACGCCTTTGTCATCCGTCTGTTCAACCCGACCGCCGGGCCTCGTCGGACGACGTTGCGGCTGCCGATCCTCAACTTGGAACAAGACGTTTCGCTGTCGGCTTTTGAGATCCGGACGCTGAAGCTTGACGCGAAGGCGCGGACGCTGGCCGAGTCGACATTGCTTGAGGACTGA